From Astyanax mexicanus isolate ESR-SI-001 chromosome 16, AstMex3_surface, whole genome shotgun sequence, one genomic window encodes:
- the rasl12 gene encoding ras-like protein family member 12, translating into MALMFGKARTCNIVTVPEHEPAECNVVVLGALGSGKSALTVKFLTKRFISEYDPNLEDTYSSEELVDQQPVLVKVMDTADQDGPVNCERYLGWASAFLIVYSIDNRYSFDVCQQYLETVTLYTKGLQPEAPVILLGNKVDMERYRQVSKSDGASLAARFSCLFFEVSACLDFLSVQHVFHDAVREVRREAERSLGVRPLFISEDRPTISLSAPPPLLPCYKELPTPATAKLVTVKSSRAQSKRRAPTLTLLKGFKIF; encoded by the exons ATGGCTCTGATGTTTGGGAAAGCGAGAACGTGCAATATCGTGACAGTTCCAGAGCACGAGCCTGCAGAGTGTAATGTGGTGGTGCTGGGAGCTCTGGGCTCTGGTAAATCAG CCCTGACTGTGAAGTTCCTCACAAAGCGCTTCATTAGCGAATATGATCCAAATCTCG AGGACACTTATTCTTCTGAGGAGCTTGTGGACCAGCAGCCAGTTCTGGTCAAAGTGATGGACACAGCTGACCAG GATGGACCAGTGAACTGTGAGCGCTACCTGGGCTGGGCCAGTGCATTTCTCATCGTCTACAGTATAGATAACAGATACAGCTTTGATGTGTGTCAGCAGTATCTGGAGACTGTGACGCTGTACACTAAAGGCCTGCAGCCTGAGGCTCCAGTCATTCTACTGGGCAACAAAGTGGACATGGAAAGATACAG gcaggTCAGTAAGTCGGATGGAGCGTCTCTGGCTGCTCGGTTCAGCTGCTTGTTTTTCGAGGTGTCTGCCTGCCTGGACTTCTTGTCAGTTCAGCATGTTTTTCATGATGCGGTTCGGGAGGTCCGGCGTGAGGCTGAGAGGAGTCTAGGGGTCCGGCCTCTCTTCATCAGCGAGGACAGACCCACCATCAGCCTCTCTGCACCCCCTCCTCTCCTGCCCTGCTATAAGGAGCTGCCCACCCCAGCCACTGCCAAGCTGGTGACGGTCAAATCCTCCAGAGCCCAGAGCAAACGCAGAGCCCCCACGCTCACCCTGCTGAAGGGCTTCAAAATCTTCTGA
- the si:cabz01068815.1 gene encoding solute carrier family 51 subunit beta, protein MAQLQEMLQLWMALCLMWQGAHSFMVHNAVESLCLEDSLRDAGVQLRRCSLDSELQQWLWTERWFLLNVGTHRCLSGLQDDPIQTVECDGGDHLQWQCTNHRLISVNRSLELSAQTGRLSLTSRGINTRWKSLDEGDICQEKLRSRRQSEPGEFEFSEEDRAHMPHTMTEEQREFLKWFYRTEDSTLWVFSMLVLSFLALLLGCVLLVMGVMGNRNRRNIAKYKASASAVSTPMKVEMEELQIITHTKDENHSYTAPMQDSHLENNESTGGANETEALKPGEIIVSWKDGNVSNLYPESLEDRVDENVQQ, encoded by the exons GTGCACACAGCTTCATGGTCCACAATGCTGTGGAAAGCCTGTGTCTGGAGGACTCTCTCAGGGATGCTGGAGTTCAGTTAAGGAGATGCAGTCTGGACTCAGAGCTTCAGCAGTGGCTGTGGACAGAGAGGTGGTTCCTCCTGAATGTGGGCACACACAGGTGTCTGTCTGGCCTCCAGGATGACCCTATCCAGACAGTGGAATGTGATGGTGGAGACCACCTGCAGTGGCAGTGTACGAACCACAGGCTGATCAGTGTGAATCGTTCTCTGGAGCTGAGTGCACAGACAGGAAGGCTGAGTCTCACCAGCAGAGGAATAAACACCAGGTGGAAGTCCCTGGATGAGGGAGACATATGTCAGGAGAAGCTCA GATCCAGACGGCAGAGTGAGCCCGGTGAGTTTGAGTTTTCAGAAGAAGACAGGGCCCACATGCCCCACACCATGACTGAAGAACAGAGGGAGTTCCTTAAGTGGTTCTACCGCACTGAAGACT CAACTCTGTGGGTGTTTTCCATGCTGGTCTTGTCATTCCTGGCTCTACTGCTGGGCTGTGTGCTCCTGGTCATGGGTGTAATGGGTAACAG AAATAGGAGGAATATAGCCAAATACAAGGCTTCCGCTTCTGCAGTATCCACTCCAATGAAAGTGGAGATGGAGGAGCTTCAGATCATCACTCACACCAAGGACGAAAACCACTCATACACTGCACCGATGCAGGACAGTCACCTGGAGAACAACGAGTCAACAGGGGGTGCTAATGAGACAGAGGCCCTGAAGCCTGGGGAGATTATTGTCTCCTGGAAGGATGGAAATGTCTCTAATCTGTACCCTGAATCTCTGGAGGACAGAGTGGATGAGAACGTACAGCAGTGA
- the kbtbd13a gene encoding kelch repeat and BTB domain-containing protein 13, which yields MKITGSNLMEPSSCAGSEDGAVKVCQALVLENSAVRVRIDGSIFTVDRMLLESNCEYFRALFQSGMKECQQEEIHLQVVSACGFLVALQVIQGERPILSDDETFEAIQCAAFLQVQPLVRHLVNLVNSDNCLLMYHTAATYGVLELFKSAALFIRDMYKDLKEEVKCLPKELTDYVESLVPSTYVMVGTHSPSNKSLQNNMRTVCYLDEDEKDWKVLTHLPLDASTTMAGVTVLNNKIYIVGGLYDLSNKVVDSGFCYDVASSIWSTFSSPQQLRYNCTLVGHDGSLYALGGEYNRTAISSVERYNVSTDTWSFAAHLPRPASAVPCTKSMGRIFTCLWKPKDATEIYEYLPVTNQWVLLTTLVRHQSYGHCMVAHRDNLYVMRNGPCDDFLRCMMDCYNLTTCQWTAMPGQYENSKGALFTSVVRGDSVFTVNHRATVEYSIEDNKWRTKKEMTGFPRIGSMWTFLLRLPKKSTEPLGKPELTNGQHFEVLSDLPSRSSVECYD from the coding sequence ATGAAAATCACTGGGAGTAACTTGATGGAGCCTAGCAGCTGTGCTGGCTCAGAAGATGGAGCTGTGAAGGTCTGTCAAGCTCTGGTCTTGGAGAACTCCGCAGTGAGAGTGCGGATAGACGGGAGCATTTTCACGGTGGACAGAATGCTCCTGGAAAGCAACTGTGAGTATTTCCGGGCTCTGTTTCAGTCGGGAATGAAGGAATGCCAGCAGGAGGAGATACACCTCCAGGTTGTGAGCGCTTGTGGTTTTCTGGTGGCGCTCCAGGTGATTCAGGGTGAGAGACCTATTCTGAGCGATGATGAAACTTTCGAAGCCATACAGTGTGCCGCCTTCCTTCAGGTGCAACCTCTTGTCCGGCATCTCGTAAACCTCGTCAACTCTGATAACTGCCTTCTCATGTATCACACAGCTGCTACTTATGGCGTACTGGAACTGTTCAAGAGTGCAGCTTTGTTTATTCGTGACATGTATAAAGATCTGAAGGAGGAGGTGAAGTGTTTGCCAAAGGAATTGACCGATTACGTAGAGTCTCTTGTTCCAAGTACCTACGTAATGGTTGGCACCCATTCTCCAAGCAACAAGTCGCTTCAGAACAACATGAGGACGGTTTGTTATCTCGATGAAGACGAGAAAGACTGGAAAGTCCTCACTCATCTACCACTTGATGCTAGCACCACCATGGCTGGGGTTACAGTCCTCAACAACAAGATCTACATCGTTGGAGGACTTTACGACCTTAGCAATAAAGTTGTAGACTCTGGCTTCTGTTATGATGTGGCCTCAAGTATCTGGAGCACGTTCTCCAGTCCACAGCAACTTCGTTATAACTGTACCCTGGTAGGACATGACGGTTCCCTCTACGCACTTGGTGGAGAGTATAACAGAACTGCCATTTCTTCAGTTGAGAGGTACAACGTCTCTACAGACACATGGAGCTTTGCTGCCCATCTTCCAAGACCTGCTTCTGCAGTACCTTGTACCAAGAGCATGGGCAGGATCTTTACCTGCCTCTGGAAACCCAAAGATGCCACAGAGATCTATGAATACCTACCCGTCACAAATCAGTGGGTTCTACTGACTACTCTTGTCAGACATCAAAGCTACGGACACTGCATGGTGGCCCACAGGGACAATTTGTACGTGATGAGGAATGGACCTTGTGATGACTTCTTGAGATGCATGATGGACTGCTACAACTTGACCACCTGTCAATGGACAGCCATGCCGGGACAGTACGAGAACAGCAAGGGGGCTTTGTTCACGTCCGTGGTGAGAGGCGACTCTGTTTTTACGGTGAACCACAGAGCAACGGTGGAGTATTCCATCGAGGACAACAAATGGAGGACGAAAAAGGAGATGACAGGATTTCCAAGAATTGGCTCCATGTGGACTTTCCTCCTGAGACTGCCAAAGAAAAGCACAGAGCCTCTGGGAAAGCCAGAGTTGACCAACGGCCAACATTTTGAAGTCCTCTCTGACCTCCCTTCAAGATCTTCTGTAGAATGCTATGATTGA